The Mycobacteriales bacterium genome window below encodes:
- a CDS encoding redox-sensing transcriptional repressor Rex, which translates to MTDQQAAMPDEALAGDPSAGGVRRARAAIGRAVRSTLPGRVEPRRETRAVPEATVARLAVYLRVLSQLAEEGVVTVSSEELATAAGVNSANLRKDLSHLGSYGTRGVGYDVAVLVDRIEGTLGLTRRLAVALIGVGNLGHALAGYGGFTTRGFHIAALLDADRERVGEDINGLRVRHVDDLPDVIREHDIVIGVIATPAHAAQEVCDLLVDCGVTSILNFAPAVLVVPDGVDVRKVDLAIELQILSFHEQRKLRPIGGNAFEEVG; encoded by the coding sequence GTGACCGACCAGCAGGCTGCGATGCCGGACGAGGCGCTTGCGGGCGACCCTTCGGCGGGCGGCGTGCGGCGGGCCCGGGCGGCGATCGGCCGGGCCGTCCGCTCCACCCTGCCGGGCCGGGTCGAGCCCCGCCGGGAGACCCGGGCGGTGCCCGAGGCGACCGTCGCGCGGCTGGCCGTCTACCTGCGGGTACTGTCCCAGCTGGCCGAGGAGGGCGTGGTCACGGTCTCCTCCGAGGAGCTCGCCACCGCGGCCGGGGTCAACTCGGCCAACCTGCGCAAGGACCTCTCCCACCTGGGGTCGTACGGGACGCGCGGGGTCGGGTACGACGTCGCCGTCCTGGTCGATCGGATCGAGGGCACCCTCGGGCTGACCCGGCGGCTGGCCGTGGCGCTGATCGGCGTCGGCAACCTCGGCCACGCGCTGGCCGGCTACGGCGGCTTCACCACCCGCGGCTTCCACATCGCGGCGCTGCTGGACGCCGACCGCGAGCGGGTCGGCGAGGACATCAACGGCTTGCGGGTCCGGCACGTCGACGACCTGCCGGACGTGATCCGCGAGCACGACATCGTGATCGGCGTGATCGCCACCCCGGCCCACGCGGCCCAGGAGGTCTGCGACCTGCTCGTCGACTGCGGCGTGACCAGCATCCTCAACTTCGCCCCGGCCGTGCTCGTGGTGCCCGATGGCGTGGACGTGCGCAAGGTCGACCTCGCCATCGAGCTGCAGATCCTCTCCTTCCACGAGCAGCGCAAGCTCCGGCCGATCGGCGGCAACGCGTTCGAGGAGGTCGGATGA